The genomic stretch AATTAAAGTGGCGTCAAAAGTTCCACCTAGCGTATACTCCGGGTAAACACCAGAGCcacaataaaatgtcaaacctcgTGGATGTTGCCTTGACCAAGAACCATTATGTTAAAACATGAACAATACGGCGACGATAGTCAATCTTATGGTTTCCAAGTCGGATAATCgcttgagaaccaacctgaggttggatggttaggagggtggttgtacccccagcccaccagagttcaaaccccaggtttgacatctgtgtgtctcataaaggcggaatattcattcagtgggaggcgacgttcccgtcgatagcgaggcgcctgtggtgacttcgtcattttcaagatccaatccgccggctcagtcttccggaggtgctcataggggtagggtgtgcgtgtgtgcgttcataggggtgagtgtatacgcgtgtatgtgagcgcctgcgtttgtactgtgtttctcaaaaaaaaaaaaagtcggaTAATCGCTTAGTTGGGaaaaaatgaagaaagagaaggcTGAATTTGCTTAGCTAAGGGATGTTAGTAGAAAATGCATTGCATAACCTATATTTCTTTTCTTCTCTAGATAACGTGGAGCTGTACGTGATTCCTCGACTTCAATATCTTCCGATAACCACGTCACCTGCTGCTTAATTTGACCACCAAAACAAGTTATGATATCCAAGACTCCATATTTGAAGGAACATTATATTCATGCATGGTAGGATCGAGACACTTTCCATCGTCTCTGACCAGCAACACAAACCCTCTACTCAATCCCAGTGATCCAGCTAGTACGTAGTACTGGTCAAGGGTCATATGCAAGCTTACAAAAAAGTGAAGCAACGGAATCTTCAACCATCCAAACCGCAACTTAACTAATCCCCGGTCACCTTCTAGACGTTCAACGTACACGTAGGTGCTGCCGTTGGTTACCCTAGTCTCCCATTAATTCGTGCAACTTGATTAGCCACGAGTTTGCCCAAAAGGAAATAGCCATGCATGGGGCTCCTGTGGCGTAAGAAAACGACGGCTGGGAACGACCGGTCCAGCAGCAAAGTCACCACCAGGTGTGCGGTTCAACATGGCGTCGGCCATGGCGCCATGTTCCGCGAAACGCCATCGAAGGTCCGGGTATAGGAGCTAGCACCCACAACTATAAAAGGGACGCCGCCGCATCGCCATTCCACACCAAACTACACCTGCAAAAGCAAAAGCCAAACACCACCTGCACCTCAGCAACAAACTCATTTCCCCGATCGAGCAGCTGCGCTAGCCAAAGCTTCACCACCTCTCCACCAGACTACAAACACCTCTTGACCGATGGAGGTGGAGGCGTTCCCGATAGGGTTCACCAAGGGCATCCGCTCCCACTGGCGCCGCCGCAAGTACCAGCGCCTGGAGAACGGCGACGGCGGCACCAGGACCAAGAGCACGCAgcgcctcggcggcggcgcgcggcgttcCGGCGGGTGGCGCGTGCGGCTGCGCGGTCTGATTCTGCGCCGTGTGCGCGTCGTCCGGGCGCTCGTCGCGTTGCCCGGGCGGCTGCTGTGCCGGCTGCGGGACGCGTACGTGGGCGGCATGCTCGCTGTGGCCAGGAAGGCAGCGGTCACGGCGGGGCCTAGCGACGGGATGTGCACGAAGCGGGTGCCAAGGCGGAAGCACCAGAAGCTGCTGCttcccggggcggcggcggcggcgcagggccCGTCGGAGTTCGAGAAGCGACTGGTCTTGGAGATCTACAAGTCCATCGTCGCCtccaaggagctcaccaccatgcTCCACTCCTCCACCGCGCACCTCCCCACAAACGCAGCATGAGACTGAGTAGTGAGTAGCCAGGCAGGTCAGGCCCTTATGTGGTCGATGCGGTCTTGGAGAGGCTTGGCTTGATGGTTCAGCACTCTTCCCGTCAAAGCTCAAAGTTTTTCTGCGGCGTTGGATCCTCTTCACTGAATCCCTGTCTTATCTGTTTCACCTGCACACCATCGAAATTGTATATACAGAGTTTCATTGACTTACTTCGTATTGCCTccatagatgatgatgatgatgataatgatctcTGGTCTTATCCTTAGGGAAATGGTTGTTCAAATATAACATAGCAACTCCTAAGATGAACTAAACGTCAAGTCCGGTGTTGTCAATGTTAAATAATGAAGAGCACCAATAATGCTTCTCTAATTTGTGCTATCTACAGGTCTAAGTAAAATTCTTTACGGGATAAACTTACGGACTGACGTGGGTTGATTCTGTTGGTTCGGATTTGGTTGCTTCCCGTGATTTTAGGAACATAATTTCCCCCTAAGCACCACATAATCCCGTAAGCTTTTTTACGTAACAAACTTCCCGTAACTCTAGCATTATTGTCTAAGAAAAATACAATCAGTTAAGGATAACTTATCGATAGTGAACAAAGAGTTGTGGTGTACCTCTAGTCATATGAACTTTGACTAATCAATCCGCAGCATACTTCGCCTGGGTCAAGACACGTCCTTTTTTTTTGACAGGAAAGCGGCActttattgatcaacacacaTCAATACAAAAAGTCTTCCGAATTAATGCATTCCGGGACAGAAATCAAAACAAAACCTAGTGAAGCTAAATTACAAGTTTTAGCTAAAATGTGTGCCGCTTCGTTCAGACAACGTTTCACATGCCGAAAACTAGCAGTGGAGAAGCCTGCCACCAAGGTCTTGATGTCCTTGACCATTGAACCAACCTCGGAGCGCTCTGGAGCTGGAGAGTTGAGCCTCTGGATCAAAGACAAACAATCAGAGACAAAGATCACTTTGTTGAAGCCCTTGCCGGGTGCAATCATCACCGCACCGCGTAGAGCTAGTGCCTCGCCCATTTCTAGAGATGTAAAAGCCTGAAGGGGTAAGCTTGCCGCAGCCAAGCACTTCCCCTCGGAGTCGCGAAGAACTGCTCCCATGGCCATCCGCCTGCAGTCCGCGAATAGCGCAACATCAGAGTTAACAAGGACAACACCTGGAGGCGGCAGAGACCATCGTGGAGCTACATCAGTCTCACGGCTAGTGCCAGGTTTCGCCTTGAAGTGAGACGCGCGGCTCAGCGCAGTGGCTTGGCTTGGCAGTGGCCAGCCAGCCCGCCTGTGATCGATCCCCGCAGGGGACGATTTTCAGGTGTCTCACCGGGGCTTTGCTCCATAATAAAAGATGTCCAGTGTCCTCCCGCGGTTCTGTAAGAGGTATTGCAGTGCTTCCCACTGCCACAGGGTTTAACCCTGGAGTTCGCTAGGCTCGCGGTTTAGTAGGTGTGTTATCTAGCTTGTGCACtaggggtgtgcgtgtgtgagGTGTGCGTGTGGAGTGAGTTGGTGCATAAGTTCAGATACTACAGCTGTACTAAGTTGAggactcgcaaaaaaaaaaaaggtttctcCTTGAAGCATTGCTGAATGATCATGTCGATGTATGCGAGGATTTTCACACTCGTTCTGGTTGGATCAGGGTGGCCTCGATTATTTCTCGCATCATTACGTGCCTCCCAGATATACCAACATCAAAGACAAGTCCTTTTCGGGAAGGGAGTAACTTCAATACCCAAGAAGTAAGGAGATCGTCCAAAACATTGAGCGAATTTTTTTCACCCAATTGAGGTAGAAGGATAGAAATAGCTTGGTCTGAAGAGCTTATCACAATAAACTTATCAATGTAAATAAGAATAAAGATAATGATACCTGGCTCTTGTTGTATAGAAAGAGATATGCATTCACATTGGAAGGAATAAATCCAAGCCCGATTAACTTCAAACTGATAAGAGAGTACTCCCTACTAATAAATTACCCTTAACTGAGAGTACTTATCTTGGATCTGGAAATAGCACAAATATGATATTATAAGAATGAAGAGCCTATTTTAAGACATAAAGAGCCTTATCAAGTTTATGAATATGACACGGAAAACGAGAGTTCGTAAACCATGAGGTTGTAATACATACACATCCTTTTCAAGAACACCGTGTAAGAACGTGTTTTGATATCTAGGGGACATAAACTCCATCCTTTAGATTAGTCATAATGGGaaatatcatacactagtatcatgcacatcatactagtttatgatactatccccataatgcatagtatcataagatagtatcataggatcgggagtggtgttttggaacatgggagcatatactccctctatttcgaaatgcatcttacacatattttgaattttaaaaaatgaaacaaaaaatttgcatgtacatcttctcgtgctacgcgctcacaaagttgtttcataaaaaatcgacttgtcatgtgacttgtgtaaaaaagacaaaactcagttctaaaaataatgcttttcacaagataagttttctcttttttacatagatcacaaaaaatattggtttttcgtgaaacttgacgaacggacatatattatgaagatgtacatgtaaatttttttgttaaattttttcagcatttcaaaatatgattttctggtagagggagcatacgcacccggaaaccgaattgaatttccgcatagaatcatcatatttaatgttttgtaggatCTCAGTGTAAATTTGTCTACATGATGCGTTTGCCATTACGTTTTTCAGTTTTACGTGCTataatacggtatcatattatgatactactccTATCTCTCACCGCATTAATTGgtgcgccacatcagatttttaccaACATGGCATGACtggtactacttatgatactcccattgtggctagtcttagatACCTTAGATATGGACAGAGCCAAAACATGTCAGATAGTGGGTGCCTTAACAACCGGATTAAAAGTACCGAGTGCCTTTTATTAGAAAAACACACTGGAGCTGCAAATGAAATGTCAAACCTAGCGTATGTGGCCTTGACCAGGCACTAGTGGAGACTGAATCATTTGTCGCGGGCCGCTAGGGGCTTTTTTTCCGGGTTTGCGTCGGGACAAAGGAGGCGGGGACAGAAGGGGTGACCTTTTGTCCTGGGCGGCTTACCGACAACTATATATTATTTTTCGAAattgtttttcaatttttttctatGGTAGGGTTTAGTGTTTTTCAATTGTTTTTCAGTTTATTTTGTCTTTTCTTTTTGAATCTAATttcttttatcacatttatttttTCAAATTGTTTGACTTGTTAGTCTCTTACTTGGACCATTATTAAcactaattacacttaatctTTAGTCAAATACAAATCTTGGTCATACTTCCcggtcagtcacccatcctcacactacttcaccctcagcacgcttaacttctctgTTCTTTCTGCTGTGTTGCTGTGCTCCCGCGAAGCTGATTGTACCTTGTTGTCAATACTACCATATGAATCTTATAAactcttataccattgtgtcacTTAACTGtattttttggaaaaaaacaatttttttaaataaacaatAATAGGTAAGATAATAATATTAAATTCTAATGAAAGTAAAATAAGTAATAAAACAATTTTATTaaataatatatccattattcatataatatggcatatTTAATATCTTTTAATATGTAAATCGCATTTGGACAAATAATATGCCCATTATTATTAGTTAAATATGAggaatttaaatatgaacaaatttatttatttttaatttatttttattactaTTATTAAATAATATCCATTATTCCTATAATATGGCATAGTTAATATCTTTGAATCTGTTAtttggacaaataatatgtccattattattagaaaaatgtgagcaaTTTATATATGAACTAATTTATTTTTTATTACTATTATTAAATAATATacccattattcatataataataTGGCATAGTTAATATCTTTGAATCTGTAAATCATATTTGAACAAATAATGTGTCCATTATTATtacaaaaatgtgaggaatttaaaTATGAACTAATTTATTCATTCATTTTTATTACTATTATTAAACAATATATCCgaagggcgggcctggtgcagcggtagagcctcaccgcctgtgaccgagaggtcccatgttcgagtcgcggtctcctcacattgcacttcgtgagggtaaagcttgccactaacaccttcccccagaccccgcacagcgcaggagctctcagcactgggtacgtcctttattaaataatatatccattattcatataatatggcatagGTAATATCTTTGAATATGTAAATCATATTTGGACACATAATATGTccgttattattagaaaaaattgagGAATTTAAAGAACAATATCATAGAAATATTTAATATATTGATCGCGATGATTCATATATTCATACATAGAAGGCACACACGACACCACACACCACACCCTAGCTCGAAGCCGAGGCGAGCGTCAAGAGCGGCATACTGCAGTTTCTTATGTCTTAAGGGAAAAACGCCCCATCCAAAAATCAGTGCCTCTTCTTCTGCTAATTCCCGGTGGTCTTCAACGGCTTGTTCTTCTTATTAACCTTCTTCTTCTGCTCGAGACCCGTCCCAATATAATAATTTTCCAAATCAAACAAACTCGGAGTCTGCTTATTTTGGACGGGGTTGCGGAGGATCTGCTGGAGGTTGATCGCAGGCGGAATACCAATAATTCCATAGGTACGCAACATATTCACATCATTGTGGATTTCCGCGCCACATAATCTGATGTTCTTGTCCGCAAGGAAATCGATGAGAAGTTGTGGCACTTCATCGGCATGAACAATTTGGAAGACCAAAGTCTCTTGCACGACGGAGAGTTGAAGGACGGCGACGCGTTGATTAGCTCTACCCTCGCGAGGGtcggtgaactcgcagtccaagccCACGACCTTGATTTATGCGGCGTCGAGGAAATCCCTCTTCACGGCGCGGATCCACCTCTCCACCCTCTTCACATGGAGGGTGTAcgtgtgacatgggcatacccttcgggtacccattattagtatacctggctcgccccaatatggagaagatcaaatatggagaaggtccaacaaggcaacccgaagaagtagtcgactaggactcttgtaaaaccctaggctggttgcatatataaagctagccagggtacccgaaataggaggacaacagatagacaaaatatagacaacataactccgcctatggcggcaccctgtaaacacatctatgatcatatactggattgctagcagcacgtagggatcctccaccgaggggacccgaagctgggtacgtcgtgtgcctaatcccgtccccggaatctccatcgtcgctctcccgaaaccctagtctacaatacgtaggcattgccgaggtgttccctcgtcaattggcgccgtctgtggggaatcgcggcgactggatttcgttatccgggcgagatctttCGTCTTCAACAACCTCGGCCAGATCGCATCTGGTAAATCATCGACACCAAACAGCGTCAGGTTCAGTtttaaaaagaagaagaaaaggagtcGGATGCGCCTCGGAATCGACTGTCGGACGACCGTCTGTCGAAAGGAAATAATGGATCAGCTAATCATCGAGTACCGGAAGAAGCAATCCACGCGGGCACTCAGAATCAACTGCTGTTCGCGGGTTCTAAAAAATATCAGCATGGGAAAATCTTCACGAGACTGCACGACGGGGGACAGAGTCACGTGATCTTATTACCTTTTCTATTCCAGCCGACCATCTTTCACATTGATGATTATTCAATTGATTATCTTATGGATCTCACCCTTTTGTTTATATCTTATGTGCATGGACGATGGAGTGTTGTGCCATGCAAATCGGCCAGAGTTGTTCACGCTCAAGACATAAAATCAACTTGCCATCGCGGACCTGCTAGCACATCCGCCAACAAGTACCAGCCAGCACGAACACAAAGATATATCTATTTCGTCGGGTTCATCATCAGCCGAAGATCGGAAGAAAAGAACAAAAGCAAGACTTAAAAAATTGATCGGCTGCTGCTGTCATCCTGCCACAACGCTTCCATTGAAGATTGGTTCAGTTTCCAAGAACACTACCGCCACATCTTGGTTGGTTTGTAAACTCAAAGGAAAAGAAGTTTAGGCAGGGCGATGGATCAAGCAAAGAAGTCATCCACGCGTTTGGGAGAAATCCAAAAAAGGAAATATACAAAGAGATCACGGTCGATCCGGCCAGCGCGGATTCACCATCACGACAACTCAATTTCATCCGACACAATTATCATCTGATCCGCCACATCGATTACGTCTCcttcatcgactacttccggCCAGGCGCCGCACAACAACAGACTGCGTCCGCGGCACGACCTGCGGCCACATCGGCTCcgtcgcacccgataaaaaaagctaagtgtttctCTTTCAAGAGTCAATCATTATTACAAGGGGACTGCAACATTGCATCATTACAGCAAATTCATCCGACATccggggctgcgccattacttcaTTATCACAAATATACTCGATTACTTGGtgattttcttttcttcggccctGGATGTATCTtttccggctcagtggaattattttcttcggcttagtgttcagtggaattattttctccggctcagtggaattattttcttcggctcagtggatttattttcttcggattattggattggttttctttgggttattattggttcacttatacaatattacccgatgcgtttccgggtcaacgaattcatcttctatggttattaccggattcttcggatcaatggattcatcctttataatatcagcggattcatcttctatggttattacgggattcttcgggtcaatggattcatcctctatgatatcggcggattcatcttcaatatatgatctatatttaatggcataatcttcaatatggattcagctcaaatacttcatctgggattcatcttcatatattattgtccatggcttcatcttaaatggcgtcaccttatatgacgtcgcaactccgtcaacttctttcgacatcatggttaaacactcgggggctcgaccatTACTTTGCCTCGGGTCGTAACTGCGACACAACATCTAAGAAACAATCATGATATCACCTCTGTAGCGCTTGGGGGCTTGGCTATTTCTCCATCAATAATTTGGCGACATCTACTTTCATTATTttatggtttctacttcggctcgacttttcgctgcactcgaagacttcatcatgcattgacttcgtcgtgtccaaaaagctaagtgttcttttattttgcacaaagttgattatcgtttactttcgtcgcacccgacacttgggggctgcgcggcatatatttactttacatatcatcgaatcgagCATCGACACCGCATGTGAAAAAGAAAgtaagggaaagatagaaaaaattgtttatttgtgcaggagaaagcaaaattcaaagtatataagagagaacccgacgaaatcgtcTACGAGGAGAACTTCGACGAAACTGTCTTGAAGAAAAaacaggtcccgaagaattatcttcaaggaggtcccgaagaattatcctcaagcaggtcccgaagaattatcctcgggaaggacccgaagaattgtcctcaaagaggacccgaagaattgtcctcaaggaggacccgaagaaattttcccgagggaggaactcgacgaaattatcatctaggagaaaaaaaaaagggggaaaaaaagaggatggacaaatcttcgggtccattgactcgtcatttgttctgagcaagagcatcggcgatgtgcctgacgacaatatagaagaaccaatatactcggctgtctcatcaagcccgagagaaaaatagaagaacccgcaaaataggtcattgcatcagccgaacaaggcactcgacaatatattctcagaacgccaaagttgcgatcaatttctgaatgccgcaaatttgcgaaggtaagaccccagatccgttctgctgggcgtggcatcgccgaagactgcgctctgctacttttatccgtatcaacgagatacgaagaaaaatcctaacggacgcgttaggtactcgataaatatgacc from Lolium rigidum isolate FL_2022 chromosome 4, APGP_CSIRO_Lrig_0.1, whole genome shotgun sequence encodes the following:
- the LOC124705700 gene encoding uncharacterized protein LOC124705700, which produces MEVEAFPIGFTKGIRSHWRRRKYQRLENGDGGTRTKSTQRLGGGARRSGGWRVRLRGLILRRVRVVRALVALPGRLLCRLRDAYVGGMLAVARKAAVTAGPSDGMCTKRVPRRKHQKLLLPGAAAAAQGPSEFEKRLVLEIYKSIVASKELTTMLHSSTAHLPTNAA